A region of the Bombus affinis isolate iyBomAffi1 chromosome 7, iyBomAffi1.2, whole genome shotgun sequence genome:
TGtgtaaatgtaaaaaataattacagGTATGTAAATTACAGAATAGTATAGAAATATTTACATTCTTTTCAGATTTATGTTAAGATATTTGAAAATTCCCCACATGTTGAACATTATCGTAAATACCCAAAAGAATATGTTGCAGAACTGTATGCGtttttgaataaattaaatttgatgcaaaataaaaagaaaatggcACAATTTTAAATGTGCCATATGACGTCTTATtacttatattcttaaaaaatattcaaaacagtgtatttatgaaatatgtagttCTTTAAAATAGATTttgatacaaatttttatatataaatcaaaGCAAGTTATTTATAATCAATTGAAACTTTTTAACCAGTCAGCTGTGAACTTCACCATCCGTAAGTAAAAACACATGTTTCTGTGCAATATTGAAAGCATAATCAATTTTATAGCAAGAAACAAAGAAGTGTTCATTTAAACAGGTATAGTAAAAAGAAAGAGGTACTTTGTGAACTACATACTTTATAATAGTTTTAAACTTATTTGATGAATTCCGTCTTTAGCAATCATATGTACATGAATACTTATTTTTTTCTACAGTAACTATTTTTTAACCATGATGCTAATTGCAACTTATATAGTACACAAGAAAAATTGAATGTTAGTATGCCATTACAAAAATGGTTATTCAAAATATGTTACTTATTATAcaatgtatatttttaaatataataaaatttgagttaattaaattttatttctataatgcAGATTTTCATCAGTtttctgttttttctttaatttatcaCGTTTTTTTTGTTCTAATATTTCCTCAATTTCATCCGGATCCTTCCCTTCTAGGATAAGTTTCTTGCGTTTATTGATCATTTTTTTGCCATAAAAGTCCATCTCGTCTAATTTCATTTCCGCTTCTCGTTTAGCAACAGATATTTGTGTCAAAATTGTAACTATTTCTTTATCTAAATACAAAAAaagttatattaatatattctgTGTACATTTCTTTTGTAAAATAGTAGAGCTAAAAATGTATTACCATTAACTTTATATTCTGTAAGTTTTGTACCAATAGCATTTTCAATTGCgtgtaataatttaatatcatgTGGAGTTATTAAGGTAATTGCCATGCCATTTTTGCCTGCTCTAGCTGTTCTTCCAACTCTATGAATATACTCTTTTGTTACATTTGGtataatatgatttataactaACTCAACTGTAGGAATATCTAAACCTCTTGCTGCAACATCTGTAGCTATTAAAATTTTTGCATGATTGGACTTAAATTGAGTAAGTGCAGCAAGACGatctttttgttttatcattGCATGTAGGGCTACATTTTTAAATCCAACGTCATTTAATGTCATGGATAATACTTGACAATGCCTAAAAAATACAATGTACAACAAAGCATTAAGAATGTTTATGTCTATATCAAGTATTATACGTATACAATTCCACTTTACTTGCAAGTATCTGTAAATATCATTATAGACCCATCTTTATTACTTCCTCTAAAGGTTCTAATTGCTTCTACTAAAAAGGAATCACGTACATCACTTGGACAAAGTATGTAACGTTGATCAAGTTCTTTCACTGTTGCTACACCAGACTCATCTTTAGATTCCCATATAAAAGCCTTTAAAAATAGTTTCAACTCTATGTTCATTCTATTATTCCTtgttcatttttttaaatatttacagaATTTTATAATACCTTACTGGATGCTATGTGTTTCACTTTGTCAAGGGTATCTGTCATTGTTGCACTAAAAAGGAGCATTTGCTTCCGTTTAGGTAAAGCCTCAAATATAGTTTTTAACTGATCATCAAAGTGACCTTCTAAAAGTCTATCAGCTTCATCTAAAACTAAAAATTTAATTTGCTTTAAAGAAAATGTATTACAACTTTCAAGGTGATCTGCTAAACGTCCTGGAGTTGCAACAACTATATGTGGATGTTTTGATAACTCTAGCCCTTGTACAACCATATCCATTCCACCAACAATTACACATTTTTTTAAACCAATAGATTTTCCTATTGCCGAAAATTGGTCTGCAATCTGTAAAGAAAAgattttatcaaaaataaaaaaaagaaaagaacaaatataaatatatgttttaaaaGATTAAAGTGTTTAATATACTTGAAAAGCAAGTTCTCTAGTTGGTGTTAGAACAAGTGCAAATATGCCATATGGATCTTCAgataatttttgtaatatagGAAGTGCAAAAGCAAGTGTTTTACCACTGCCGGTTTTAGCACAACCAATGCAATCATCACCAGCTAGAATTTTTGGGATACAATTTTTCTGGATTGGTGTAGGACATTTTAAAcctacaataaataacaatagtATAACAACTTTCTTTATCTTTCAAGCCCATTATTTAAATTCTTACCCATAAAATTACATTGTTGAACAAGCCATGAACTTAAATTTAATGCAGCAAATGACATGGTTGTTTTTGACTTTTGTATAGGTTAACACGTGAAATGTTTTGATTAATAGAACATAATGGTTTAGTAAAAGTTAATTTTAATAAAGATTCAATTTAAATAAGGAATATATTATTAACGGatagaattatttaatataaaatgagttacatttcattaaataattttatatatgcgttgtaaaagatatttttacaaGGTATATTACACAAGAGACTAAATCACTTAAACGATTCTCCTTTTTGATTAGTGCTTGATTAGATGCAATATACAttagtttattattttttttatcttataACATTTTACAATTAACTTAATAGTGTTAGtacgaatattaatttaatcTCTATATTAAGAGTTAACaatattattagtattaattattattataattagtactaataataataattattattacaattagTACAATTACACCAATTGTATTAGTACATTTTGAGAGtagatagaataaaataaaaatcatgggattgtatatttttatattgagtatttttaaaataatatattttcataaatcatCAATAAAGTTAATAAAATAAGTATTCTGTATCTCGTCTATCTACAGCCTAGAGCGGTATTTAATCTTTTCATGATGCGGCACGTTGTTTGTCATATTATTTACGTGTAGTCCATTTACAATTTTTAGTAatgcaaaattattattttattattatgcattaaatattaataaatattattcattaaatattattgttttttAACCTTTTACGAAGATATTGCGATTTTTAGAGATACGTGAATCAGAGATAAAATCGTTAAAATCGCTGGTCTAAAATCTTCAAGATTATTGGATATAACAATACATTGGATGTTAATAAATCTATGCTGTGGATCTCGTCTttgaaagaaataaattatttttaaaataaataaatatgataaGAACGAAAATAGTTGAATTGGATTTAAAAGATATTATATTACGAGCAACAAATAGAAAACTATACTATTTGTTTTTGTATGCTCCGTTTTACGTACAAGCCTATCCAATTAATGTTTCAAAGTTGTGACAcgtgataaaagtttaatatacttttacgtttacttattaaataataacaaatagcatatgttattatcgttattattattattattattattattattattattattattatattaggtTACGCAATTCATTTATTATCATACCTTAATttgtagaaaataataattataatatacattTCTATATGTTTCTTTCGATCAATAAAGATAATACAATtacaataatgataataatacatTTACAGGGTACGCCAAGGCTATAAATTCTTTGAATAATTGAAACTAAATCTTAAGCTCTAATTTACAATTAAAGTTACTTTTCAACATGTACATAAGTTTTACGTATGGTAGTTATCGTAGGATTGCACTTTGTAGTTATATAATTTAAGAACAACAAGTACTAAATTTAAAGAGGAAAGTAACGATGCTATTTAAC
Encoded here:
- the LOC126918895 gene encoding probable ATP-dependent RNA helicase DDX49 encodes the protein MSFAALNLSSWLVQQCNFMGLKCPTPIQKNCIPKILAGDDCIGCAKTGSGKTLAFALPILQKLSEDPYGIFALVLTPTRELAFQIADQFSAIGKSIGLKKCVIVGGMDMVVQGLELSKHPHIVVATPGRLADHLESCNTFSLKQIKFLVLDEADRLLEGHFDDQLKTIFEALPKRKQMLLFSATMTDTLDKVKHIASSKAFIWESKDESGVATVKELDQRYILCPSDVRDSFLVEAIRTFRGSNKDGSIMIFTDTCKHCQVLSMTLNDVGFKNVALHAMIKQKDRLAALTQFKSNHAKILIATDVAARGLDIPTVELVINHIIPNVTKEYIHRVGRTARAGKNGMAITLITPHDIKLLHAIENAIGTKLTEYKVNDKEIVTILTQISVAKREAEMKLDEMDFYGKKMINKRKKLILEGKDPDEIEEILEQKKRDKLKKKQKTDENLHYRNKI